In a genomic window of Gigantopelta aegis isolate Gae_Host chromosome 9, Gae_host_genome, whole genome shotgun sequence:
- the LOC121380594 gene encoding serine/threonine-protein kinase tousled-like 2 isoform X2 has translation MSNSSTNLSTKSRQGPTMDNIHSLDPRKQELLEARFLGSRFEPLQFPPQGLSRPPQENSNLSAGSLERDEDGSHGQQYTPEKCRTPSERKRKRKVVTETDCNSAKAGRVEANGKKINEYFKQNQSPVRNILPTSGAKSPSPQAVPLTYLAGSPQSSSSSDVLTLTPYPQRNPYGCSKYTQTDMTQSHILALKSQSANDLEQKDTRIDDLVRQNDELRRQLTAQQKLLEKHKENLQKCLEVNKSLLIEKSKLEKRTTRQKCLENRLRLGQFVTQRQGATFVENWTDGWAFTDLLKQQERIASDREDIDKQRRMLMKKKPPMGVTKNSAKHDFIKPGEKPLTIAEFYEQDEILKLRQAVLKKEDADLQLELEKLERERNLHIREIKRIQSEDNSRFKDHPILNERYLLLNMLGKGGFSEVHKGFDLKEQRYVACKIHQLNREWKEDKKANYIKHALREYNIHKSLHHPRIVKLYDVFEIDNNSFCTVLEYSKGNDLDFYLKQNKCIPEKEARSIMCQTVSALKYLNEIKPAVIHYDLKPGNILLGSGSVSGEIKITDFGLSKIMDDDSFSPDIGMDLTSQGAGTYWYLPPECFIVGKSPPKISSKVDVWSVGVIFYQCLYGKKPFGHNLSQAAILEENTILKATGVEFPAKPPVTPEAKSFIRRCLQYKKDSRPDVLMLSQDDYLKPPQLKSKHNAESVGSPAPTSMTTSASQSSQRPTINFNQSPSFSFGEKFS, from the exons TTTGAACCACTTCAGTTTCCACCTCAAGGATTATCACGTCCACCACAAGAAAACAGTAACCTGTCTGCTGGGTCCTTAGAGAGAGACGAAGACGGAAGTCAC GGTCAGCAGTACACCCCCGAGAAGTGCAGAACCCCTTCTGAGCGGAAACGGAAGAGAAAAGTTGTAACCGAGACAGACTGCA ATTCGGCGAAAGCTGGAAGGGTGGAAGCAAAtgggaaaaaaataaatgagtATTTTAAG CAGAATCAGTCTCCAGTTCGCAATATATTGCCCACCTCTGGTGCTAAGTCCCCATCACCACAAGCTGTTCCTCTA aCCTACTTAGCTGGTTCCCCTCAGTCGTCATCTAGTTCAGACGTTCTCACACTGACTCCCTACCCTCAAAGAAACCCATACGGGTGTTCCAAGTATACTCAG ACGGATATGACGCAAAGTCACATTCTTGCTCTCAAATCGCAGTCGGCTAATGATTTAGAGCAAAAAGACACTAGAATAGATGACCTAGTCAGA CAAAATGACGAACTTCGGCGTCAGTTAACGGCACAACAAAAACTTTTAGaaaaacacaaagaaaattTGCAAAAATGCTTGGAAGTTAATAAATCTTTATTAATAGAAAAG AGTAAACTAGAAAAGAGAACGACTCGTCAGAAATGTTTAGAAAACAGATTACGACTGGGTCAGTTTGTCACACAAAGACAAGGAGCGACGTTTGTAGAAAACTGGACCGATGGATGGGCTTTCACAGACTTGTTGAA ACAACAAGAAAGAATAGCTTCAGATAGAGAAGATATTGATAAACAACGGCGCATGCTGATGAAGAAGAAACCTCCGATGGGGGTGACGAAAAATTCAGCAAAACACGATTTTATCAAACCGGGAGAAAAGCC ATTAACAATAGCAGAATTTTATGAGCAAGATGAGATTCTCAAATTGCGGCAAGCAGTACTTAAAAAGGAAGATGCCGATCTGCAGTTGGAACTGGAGAAgttggaaagagaaagaaatctTCATATACgtgaaataaaaagaatacaGAGCGAAGATAATTCTCG GTTCAAGGATCATCCTATCTTGAATGAGAGATATCTTCTTCTGAACATGCTTGGCAAGGGAGGCTTTAGTGAAGTTCACAAG GGCTTTGACCTTAAAGAGCAGAGATACGTTGCTTGTAAAATTCATCAATTAAATCGTGAATGGAAGGAAGACAAAAAAGCAAACTATATCAA gcATGCGTTAAGAGAATACAACATCCATAAAAGTTTGCATCATCCTAGAATAGTAAAATTATATGATGTTTTTGAAATTGACAATAATTC ATTTTGTACAGTGCTAGAGTATTCCAAGGGCAATGACCTGGACTTCTATCTCAAGCAGAACAAGTGCATTCCAGAGAAGGAGGCCCGCTCTATCATGTGCCAGACGGTCAGCGCCCTAAAATACCTCAATGAAATCAAGCCAGCTGTGATACATTATGACCTAAAACCAG GTAACATTCTACTTGGTAGCGGGTCTGTGAGTGGTGAAATCAAAATCACAGATTTTGGTCTCAGCAAGATTATGGATGACGACAGTTTCTCTCCGGACATTGGGATGGACCTCACGTCACAAGGAGCTGGAACTTACTG GTACCTGCCAccagaatgttttattgtgggCAAGTCTCCACCAAAGATTTCTTCCAAAGTTGATGTGTGGTCTGTCGGTGTGATATTTTACCAGTGTTTATATGGGAAAAAA CCATTTGGGCACAATCTGTCTCAGGCTGCCATATTGGAGGAGAACACGATCCTGAAAGCAACAGGTGTGGAGTTCCCTGCAAAGCCACCAGTCACTCCAGAAGCCAAG agCTTCATCAGGCGGTGTCTACAGTATAAGAAAGACTCGAGACCAGACGTCTTGATGCTTTCACAAGATGATTATTTAAAACCTCCACAACTCAAGTCGAA ACACAATGCAGAGAGCGTGGGAAGTCCTGCACCAACTAGCATGACCACAAGTGCAAGCCAGTCATCACAGAGACCTACCATTAACTTTAATCAGTCGCCTTCTTTCAGTTTCGGAGAAAAATTCTCATAG
- the LOC121380594 gene encoding serine/threonine-protein kinase tousled-like 2 isoform X3, translated as MDNIHSLDPRKQELLEARFLGSRFEPLQFPPQGLSRPPQENSNLSAGSLERDEDGSHGQQYTPEKCRTPSERKRKRKVVTETDCNSAKAGRVEANGKKINEYFKQNQSPVRNILPTSGAKSPSPQAVPLCLPLDVIGLSTYLAGSPQSSSSSDVLTLTPYPQRNPYGCSKYTQTDMTQSHILALKSQSANDLEQKDTRIDDLVRQNDELRRQLTAQQKLLEKHKENLQKCLEVNKSLLIEKSKLEKRTTRQKCLENRLRLGQFVTQRQGATFVENWTDGWAFTDLLKQQERIASDREDIDKQRRMLMKKKPPMGVTKNSAKHDFIKPGEKPLTIAEFYEQDEILKLRQAVLKKEDADLQLELEKLERERNLHIREIKRIQSEDNSRFKDHPILNERYLLLNMLGKGGFSEVHKGFDLKEQRYVACKIHQLNREWKEDKKANYIKHALREYNIHKSLHHPRIVKLYDVFEIDNNSFCTVLEYSKGNDLDFYLKQNKCIPEKEARSIMCQTVSALKYLNEIKPAVIHYDLKPGNILLGSGSVSGEIKITDFGLSKIMDDDSFSPDIGMDLTSQGAGTYWYLPPECFIVGKSPPKISSKVDVWSVGVIFYQCLYGKKPFGHNLSQAAILEENTILKATGVEFPAKPPVTPEAKSFIRRCLQYKKDSRPDVLMLSQDDYLKPPQLKSKHNAESVGSPAPTSMTTSASQSSQRPTINFNQSPSFSFGEKFS; from the exons TTTGAACCACTTCAGTTTCCACCTCAAGGATTATCACGTCCACCACAAGAAAACAGTAACCTGTCTGCTGGGTCCTTAGAGAGAGACGAAGACGGAAGTCAC GGTCAGCAGTACACCCCCGAGAAGTGCAGAACCCCTTCTGAGCGGAAACGGAAGAGAAAAGTTGTAACCGAGACAGACTGCA ATTCGGCGAAAGCTGGAAGGGTGGAAGCAAAtgggaaaaaaataaatgagtATTTTAAG CAGAATCAGTCTCCAGTTCGCAATATATTGCCCACCTCTGGTGCTAAGTCCCCATCACCACAAGCTGTTCCTCTA TGCCTTCCTCTAGATGTTATTGGGCTCAGT aCCTACTTAGCTGGTTCCCCTCAGTCGTCATCTAGTTCAGACGTTCTCACACTGACTCCCTACCCTCAAAGAAACCCATACGGGTGTTCCAAGTATACTCAG ACGGATATGACGCAAAGTCACATTCTTGCTCTCAAATCGCAGTCGGCTAATGATTTAGAGCAAAAAGACACTAGAATAGATGACCTAGTCAGA CAAAATGACGAACTTCGGCGTCAGTTAACGGCACAACAAAAACTTTTAGaaaaacacaaagaaaattTGCAAAAATGCTTGGAAGTTAATAAATCTTTATTAATAGAAAAG AGTAAACTAGAAAAGAGAACGACTCGTCAGAAATGTTTAGAAAACAGATTACGACTGGGTCAGTTTGTCACACAAAGACAAGGAGCGACGTTTGTAGAAAACTGGACCGATGGATGGGCTTTCACAGACTTGTTGAA ACAACAAGAAAGAATAGCTTCAGATAGAGAAGATATTGATAAACAACGGCGCATGCTGATGAAGAAGAAACCTCCGATGGGGGTGACGAAAAATTCAGCAAAACACGATTTTATCAAACCGGGAGAAAAGCC ATTAACAATAGCAGAATTTTATGAGCAAGATGAGATTCTCAAATTGCGGCAAGCAGTACTTAAAAAGGAAGATGCCGATCTGCAGTTGGAACTGGAGAAgttggaaagagaaagaaatctTCATATACgtgaaataaaaagaatacaGAGCGAAGATAATTCTCG GTTCAAGGATCATCCTATCTTGAATGAGAGATATCTTCTTCTGAACATGCTTGGCAAGGGAGGCTTTAGTGAAGTTCACAAG GGCTTTGACCTTAAAGAGCAGAGATACGTTGCTTGTAAAATTCATCAATTAAATCGTGAATGGAAGGAAGACAAAAAAGCAAACTATATCAA gcATGCGTTAAGAGAATACAACATCCATAAAAGTTTGCATCATCCTAGAATAGTAAAATTATATGATGTTTTTGAAATTGACAATAATTC ATTTTGTACAGTGCTAGAGTATTCCAAGGGCAATGACCTGGACTTCTATCTCAAGCAGAACAAGTGCATTCCAGAGAAGGAGGCCCGCTCTATCATGTGCCAGACGGTCAGCGCCCTAAAATACCTCAATGAAATCAAGCCAGCTGTGATACATTATGACCTAAAACCAG GTAACATTCTACTTGGTAGCGGGTCTGTGAGTGGTGAAATCAAAATCACAGATTTTGGTCTCAGCAAGATTATGGATGACGACAGTTTCTCTCCGGACATTGGGATGGACCTCACGTCACAAGGAGCTGGAACTTACTG GTACCTGCCAccagaatgttttattgtgggCAAGTCTCCACCAAAGATTTCTTCCAAAGTTGATGTGTGGTCTGTCGGTGTGATATTTTACCAGTGTTTATATGGGAAAAAA CCATTTGGGCACAATCTGTCTCAGGCTGCCATATTGGAGGAGAACACGATCCTGAAAGCAACAGGTGTGGAGTTCCCTGCAAAGCCACCAGTCACTCCAGAAGCCAAG agCTTCATCAGGCGGTGTCTACAGTATAAGAAAGACTCGAGACCAGACGTCTTGATGCTTTCACAAGATGATTATTTAAAACCTCCACAACTCAAGTCGAA ACACAATGCAGAGAGCGTGGGAAGTCCTGCACCAACTAGCATGACCACAAGTGCAAGCCAGTCATCACAGAGACCTACCATTAACTTTAATCAGTCGCCTTCTTTCAGTTTCGGAGAAAAATTCTCATAG
- the LOC121380594 gene encoding serine/threonine-protein kinase tousled-like 2 isoform X1: MSNSSTNLSTKSRQGPTMDNIHSLDPRKQELLEARFLGSRFEPLQFPPQGLSRPPQENSNLSAGSLERDEDGSHGQQYTPEKCRTPSERKRKRKVVTETDCNSAKAGRVEANGKKINEYFKQNQSPVRNILPTSGAKSPSPQAVPLCLPLDVIGLSTYLAGSPQSSSSSDVLTLTPYPQRNPYGCSKYTQTDMTQSHILALKSQSANDLEQKDTRIDDLVRQNDELRRQLTAQQKLLEKHKENLQKCLEVNKSLLIEKSKLEKRTTRQKCLENRLRLGQFVTQRQGATFVENWTDGWAFTDLLKQQERIASDREDIDKQRRMLMKKKPPMGVTKNSAKHDFIKPGEKPLTIAEFYEQDEILKLRQAVLKKEDADLQLELEKLERERNLHIREIKRIQSEDNSRFKDHPILNERYLLLNMLGKGGFSEVHKGFDLKEQRYVACKIHQLNREWKEDKKANYIKHALREYNIHKSLHHPRIVKLYDVFEIDNNSFCTVLEYSKGNDLDFYLKQNKCIPEKEARSIMCQTVSALKYLNEIKPAVIHYDLKPGNILLGSGSVSGEIKITDFGLSKIMDDDSFSPDIGMDLTSQGAGTYWYLPPECFIVGKSPPKISSKVDVWSVGVIFYQCLYGKKPFGHNLSQAAILEENTILKATGVEFPAKPPVTPEAKSFIRRCLQYKKDSRPDVLMLSQDDYLKPPQLKSKHNAESVGSPAPTSMTTSASQSSQRPTINFNQSPSFSFGEKFS; this comes from the exons TTTGAACCACTTCAGTTTCCACCTCAAGGATTATCACGTCCACCACAAGAAAACAGTAACCTGTCTGCTGGGTCCTTAGAGAGAGACGAAGACGGAAGTCAC GGTCAGCAGTACACCCCCGAGAAGTGCAGAACCCCTTCTGAGCGGAAACGGAAGAGAAAAGTTGTAACCGAGACAGACTGCA ATTCGGCGAAAGCTGGAAGGGTGGAAGCAAAtgggaaaaaaataaatgagtATTTTAAG CAGAATCAGTCTCCAGTTCGCAATATATTGCCCACCTCTGGTGCTAAGTCCCCATCACCACAAGCTGTTCCTCTA TGCCTTCCTCTAGATGTTATTGGGCTCAGT aCCTACTTAGCTGGTTCCCCTCAGTCGTCATCTAGTTCAGACGTTCTCACACTGACTCCCTACCCTCAAAGAAACCCATACGGGTGTTCCAAGTATACTCAG ACGGATATGACGCAAAGTCACATTCTTGCTCTCAAATCGCAGTCGGCTAATGATTTAGAGCAAAAAGACACTAGAATAGATGACCTAGTCAGA CAAAATGACGAACTTCGGCGTCAGTTAACGGCACAACAAAAACTTTTAGaaaaacacaaagaaaattTGCAAAAATGCTTGGAAGTTAATAAATCTTTATTAATAGAAAAG AGTAAACTAGAAAAGAGAACGACTCGTCAGAAATGTTTAGAAAACAGATTACGACTGGGTCAGTTTGTCACACAAAGACAAGGAGCGACGTTTGTAGAAAACTGGACCGATGGATGGGCTTTCACAGACTTGTTGAA ACAACAAGAAAGAATAGCTTCAGATAGAGAAGATATTGATAAACAACGGCGCATGCTGATGAAGAAGAAACCTCCGATGGGGGTGACGAAAAATTCAGCAAAACACGATTTTATCAAACCGGGAGAAAAGCC ATTAACAATAGCAGAATTTTATGAGCAAGATGAGATTCTCAAATTGCGGCAAGCAGTACTTAAAAAGGAAGATGCCGATCTGCAGTTGGAACTGGAGAAgttggaaagagaaagaaatctTCATATACgtgaaataaaaagaatacaGAGCGAAGATAATTCTCG GTTCAAGGATCATCCTATCTTGAATGAGAGATATCTTCTTCTGAACATGCTTGGCAAGGGAGGCTTTAGTGAAGTTCACAAG GGCTTTGACCTTAAAGAGCAGAGATACGTTGCTTGTAAAATTCATCAATTAAATCGTGAATGGAAGGAAGACAAAAAAGCAAACTATATCAA gcATGCGTTAAGAGAATACAACATCCATAAAAGTTTGCATCATCCTAGAATAGTAAAATTATATGATGTTTTTGAAATTGACAATAATTC ATTTTGTACAGTGCTAGAGTATTCCAAGGGCAATGACCTGGACTTCTATCTCAAGCAGAACAAGTGCATTCCAGAGAAGGAGGCCCGCTCTATCATGTGCCAGACGGTCAGCGCCCTAAAATACCTCAATGAAATCAAGCCAGCTGTGATACATTATGACCTAAAACCAG GTAACATTCTACTTGGTAGCGGGTCTGTGAGTGGTGAAATCAAAATCACAGATTTTGGTCTCAGCAAGATTATGGATGACGACAGTTTCTCTCCGGACATTGGGATGGACCTCACGTCACAAGGAGCTGGAACTTACTG GTACCTGCCAccagaatgttttattgtgggCAAGTCTCCACCAAAGATTTCTTCCAAAGTTGATGTGTGGTCTGTCGGTGTGATATTTTACCAGTGTTTATATGGGAAAAAA CCATTTGGGCACAATCTGTCTCAGGCTGCCATATTGGAGGAGAACACGATCCTGAAAGCAACAGGTGTGGAGTTCCCTGCAAAGCCACCAGTCACTCCAGAAGCCAAG agCTTCATCAGGCGGTGTCTACAGTATAAGAAAGACTCGAGACCAGACGTCTTGATGCTTTCACAAGATGATTATTTAAAACCTCCACAACTCAAGTCGAA ACACAATGCAGAGAGCGTGGGAAGTCCTGCACCAACTAGCATGACCACAAGTGCAAGCCAGTCATCACAGAGACCTACCATTAACTTTAATCAGTCGCCTTCTTTCAGTTTCGGAGAAAAATTCTCATAG